Genomic segment of Arachis hypogaea cultivar Tifrunner chromosome 16, arahy.Tifrunner.gnm2.J5K5, whole genome shotgun sequence:
gttaaccaaaactaaattttaaaaatcaatttttaactgaTTAATCAAAACCAAATTTTATGCTActcttaattatttcaaattggttgtctgttttttttttttaaattgagttatttttttaaaattaatttttatttttataaccggttaaaaattaatttttttattttttaatcgattaataactaattttatcacctaaattaaatatttgatgaCAGCCCTAGATTTAAGCACGTGTTCAAAAAGTTTTTTCAATCAGGGGTGAGCATGGGTAGCGGATACCCGATTATCCGTCCGAATTCGAACCAaactaattaaattggttctggaaCCGACGGGTAATTGGGTCCAACTAGAGGTGAGCACgggtcggtttggttcgggtttatggtaaaattagaaccgaaccgatcaaaatataattggttcggtttggttcagaTTTGCATTTTTTTGGTACAtatacccgaaccaaaccaaaccgattaaaaaCGGATTAGTTCGGTTCGGAAAATTGAgtacccgatgactttgaaattcataataaaaaaactaaatttttatcttaaaaattcaacaagtacaataaacatgtaacatcaatagaaataatccaaacatgttaaacaccaaatacattaaaaactaaactcattaaaatccaaacatattaataatgaataatcattgtctaatggaaaagccatatatatttttttatttttttatttaattaatatatgatcgggttcgCGGGTTGGTTCGAGTTCtactaggggtgagcacgggtcggtttggttcgggtttatggtaaaattagaaccgaatcgatcaaaatgtaattggtttggtttggttcggatttatattttttggtacatgtacccgaaccaaaccaaaccgattaagaacggattggttcggttcgggtaattgggtatccgatgactttgaaattcataaaaaaaaaaaaaactaaatttttatcttaaaaattcaacgagtacaataaacatgtaacatcaatagaaataatccaaacatgttaaataccaaatacattaaaaattaaactcataaaatccaaacatattaatagtgattatttttgtctaatgaaaaagtcatatatatattttttattttttatttaattaatatataatcggGTTCAcgggttggttcgggttccgCACCTCCAGaaccgatacccgaaccaatcactaacaaagaTCATCGGTTTGATTCGGATTGGACCCAATTATCCGTTAAttccagaaccaatttaattggttcggttcaGATTCGGACGGGtaatcgggtacccgctacccgtgctcacccctaggtTCTGCACCCCTAAaaccgatacccgaaccaatcactaacaaaagACATTGGCTTGGTTCGAATTGGACCCGATTACCCGTTGGTtttagaaccaatttaattggttcggttcggatTCGAACGGGTAATCGAGTACCCGCTATCCTTACTAATATTATAGCTTAAAATCACATAGAgacaaaagagagagagagtttattAACAGAGAAGAATATTATAGTAAAAGAGAGAGAATGAAATGTTTTATTGCTGTGTGTCTAATACTCATGCCATACTATCACTATTTATACATGTACGAGCACTTCATTTTCAACTctcaattaatttgattttgtCTTGAAAAAGATTCCTTTAGCATTGAGAAAGATAGCCACCCAAGATATACGTGGTCATCCATATCTTTATCACAACACTTTAAACTTTTTTACAAGTCAATGGCTATATCAATGTCGCAGATTTCACCCGTATGATTTTGCCTCAAGACACGGTAGAAACTAGGAGCTTGAGGCTGACCCAAGATACTATTGGCACTGCAACAGACGATATTCATACCACAATAGCCTCATAAGTCATAATAACAAGACTAAAAACATAATAACAAACTAATAATGGCATCATAATTTCATATGGAAGAACTGTGTGACTCAACTTGGtcaacaaaattatttaattaatacaaCTTTTTCTCCTATTAAGTGGACATCAATGCCATTCCCAGTGGTGTCACATCCTCCATTGCATGATTACTTGACCACCCTGAAAAATAGAAACAAGAAGGCATGCCTCTGTGGAGCCAAATAGCTTTCATTTCTGTAAATTGCTTTCAAGCCTTTTGATTGCAGCACTAACACCACTTTTTATGTCTCTCTTATCTAAGTTTTCATTTGCAGCTTGATTCCCTTCATTAGCTTTTTCTATCAGCTTCAAATGGAGCCAACCTGCCAACATATCATGAGACAAGAATTTCAACAAATATAGTGAAAACTTGGTTGAATATGAGAGATTGCTACCAGATTGAGCATCAAGTGATGCTTCTAACAGCATTATATTCCACAACATATTATATATGAAACTTATGCATCTGCAAAAGTCACATCGACAATCTGAGCTGACAAAGTATCAAGAAATATAGCTATGTTACCAAGAGGAAAGCAAAATGCTGCTCCCAAAACTGATCCTAGCATCATGTTCCTAGCTCGCCAACGTAGTGATCCTGGCACTAAAAAAGGAAACAATCTATTAATACaatgaaatgaatgaaaaatGAATTGTTTTTGTGATTCAGTCCATGTTATAAAGAGTCTAGTGGCAGAGTATCATTTCTTACATATTAAACCAAAAGCTAAAGCAGTAGCTGAACTAGCACCAACAACATTAAAAACATCATGCACACCTCGCTGCTCTACAAGTAAATTTTGTAAGCTATAAAATGCAGCAGTGAACATTCCAAGGCGTACTCCTCCAACTATTGAGCCCCGTGTAACCCTAATGAACCGTTTCTCCATAGCATCTCTCATCAAACGATATTGCTCACGTTTGTCTTCTGTACTTCCAAGCTTCAATGTCACTTCTGCGTCCTTGCTCTAGCAAAACATTAGGAACTTATAAATACCATGactaaaattggataataaagaataaaaccTCCACCTTCACATACTTGACAACAGAATATTTAATCAACAAAGAAAAGATAAACCATAGCACTATGTTCATGGGTTTTGTTTCTCTGTCTAAAGAAAATGCTAGCAAGGTTTATTTTTGCATTCAAATATTAGCATTCATTCCATCTATTGATTATTGAAGTGGGTCAGGTATTTATCTCCTCAACTTCATAGCAATGCATTAAAAGGAAAACAAGCTTATACAAATAGTAGAAAAGAGTGAAACTTCACATTAGATGACATGAATAAAGAGGATATATACTATCTATTGTGACAAAATAGAAACATCTTTGCATTCATTTAAGAAAGTAAGTACTCAGTTATTCTTTGTACTGCAATTGCAATTCAACAAATTAAAACAACTCTAGCCTTTTTAGCTTAAGTTCTTGAAAACCTACAAATGGATCAAGTATACCTTTATGCCAGCCTGTTGACGGGATTAGACAATCTTTTGACATCTTTATGGTACACTAATGGATTGGTTTACACCTTCCTTCTGATGTTACTAGTTCCCCAAGAAAATAAATCTCATCAAGTTAGAAGGATTGAGCAAAAACTCTAACATTTTTTGGATTATGAATAAACAATATCAAAGATAAAGTTCAAGTACATTTAACTCTAAATAGTTTCTTACCATATTATGGAAGGTAGCTTAGCGTTATATACAAGTAGTTTTTCAAGGAAAATAAATCCTCTGCATccacacaaaaagaaaaaaaaaaattcttttgacATCAACACCAAAGTGTTATTCATGACACATCTAACAGTAAGCAAAAGAAGATCACTTTCATACACTGAGTTACACGCAACATTGAATTCTATAATGTAAAGAATGAAATCCATGATTGTAGTCTGGATGTTAGCAGTAACACCTGTTCTGTATTCAGCATAAAACACTCTCGTAGCCATAcgggaaaaaataaagaaaaaggaatcgAGGCCTCTTGTAATCAGAACTTACAACAGAAGCATGCCTCCTTGCTACCGCCTATAACATGCCAGTAAATATTCCAATAACAGTTGTTGTACCCCAGTTAACAGCTAACTTTGGGGAGGCCTGGTAAAGGAAATTAGATAATATCAATGAAACTAATAATTGAATGAACTCAGGATGGTGAAGGCAAACACATTTCATAGTTATCTTCAAGAACCTAGAAGAAAAGGAAATGGGCCCAAATCAATGCTTTTTccaatttactaaattatttccAATATACCAATACAGATTGACCTAGGGTTGGTCAAATAcatattcattatattaatatcttTGTGCAGTGGCAAAGAAACCAGTTCACTTACGAATACCTTCATATAAACAAGAAAATTTTAGTGAACCCTACTCAAATTCTTTGCCTAATGCTACTATATCAAATATTGCAGCTAGATCAATTTAAGAataataatgatataaaattGAGGAATAAAGAAATATGTGAGGAGTTTCGTACAATTGGTGTGGGGGATTCTGCGTCGTCGGTGGCTTCCATGGCGGTAAACGCCGTAAAATGGAAACGGAGTTGTGTACGGAGAAATTAGTTAAATTAGGTAACCAAATCGAAATGGAAGGAGCTCTAAATTCTCAATTTCTCATCGTCAAATCTGCCCGCGTTCTGATCGGCGTCGGCACTGACAGTTGTGACTCGTGAAAACAACTTCCTTCCTCTTCTTTGTCAGTCGATGTCACCTTTCGTTGTGACACCTTCTTCGCCAGTCCATTCACCCGAGTTTTTAAAATAGTATTTACTATCTAGACGTAAAGTTTAATGTGGCTATTACCAATTAGTACAATTGAAAGACCTTACTGCAGAGTATTTATTAACATTGCAAGCAATATGCCCCCAAAATGGAagtttacaataaaaaaataaaacaatataacaCTGCAGAGTATTCATTTAATTACTCAACTAATTAGAGTACAGTTTACATATAATTTCTTCATAGTTACTATCTTATATATAGTATGTACCGCTAATATAAATCTAAATCTCACCATTAGTTCtagctttctttcaatttttttttcgtttatcTGCTACCATGAATTATAACAGTAAATGAATAGCATAATATTTTTGAagttaaaaatcaaaattagatTATAGAAGATCCTCAGTTCAAAATCAAATCTAGCTTTTATATAAGAGCAAGattctattaatatttaaaaaaattgaacagCTCGATTATTTTAGAGTGATCAAGATTGTTTTATTCAACAACTAAGAATGTATAATTTCAAAGAttgaacagaaaataaaacaattaacaCTTTAACATATAACATTCCCCAAAAATTATAGACTAACCTGACTGAGTGACCGAAGAAGACGACGCTGGAGCCTGGAAGAAGCTGGCTGCTAGTAGGGGTGTAAGTTATCGAACCGGACCGAAAATAGAATACATGTATAATAGAATACAAATACTATATTTACATaattctctctcacacacacactatTTTACAtgacttttctttgttttcacaTGACTTATAATTAATATGTTTCACAATTTGTTGTTGTGGCTTCGTGCTTCTCCAATGACAACTGATATTGAGGAGCTTATTTAAGAGTTTGAGAAACTTGAATTAGGTATGCAACAAAGAAATTTGTTGTTCCTTTTatggtttatgtttataatttataatctatattatgtttataatctataatgatttttttgttttatttttgtagaaattgcaccaaccggagaagatgatgatgagtctGGTGTGGATTCAGATTAAGCATAGTGGCTGtttggtttttatttattttaaagtgaCTGTTTCAGTTTAAAATGTGTTTATTTTTGCTGTTTTGCTAGACATTTTTAATtgtctttgttttatgtttaattaagttgaatttgtattgaatttggatgTGATATACTCTTGTTATTCTAGTTTATTGAAAGTTTTAAACTTCATTTTATGGTAATTTAAATTCTGATTATTAGGtgtaaaaaaatcgaaaaaaccgaccgaaccaaactgctgttggttcggttcggttcggttcggttgttCAAACAGCAGCCAACCGAATGGTTGATATCATTGTAGAACTGATCAGGTTGGTTCGGTTGGTTTTCagtccaaaaccgaaccaaaccgaaccgattaCACCCCTAGCTGCTGGAGAGGGAACGGCTGACTGAAGACGAAGCTGGCTGTTGGAGAGGGAACCGCGAACAACGATGCTAACAGAGATACCGACTGAGACGCCAACAACAGAGAAAAAGTTGGTTGCTGCGTCGCTACTACTACCAGGAAGACGATGGAGAAGACGATGCACCAGATGGTCCCACGGACGAGGTGGAGAAGACGATGCGCCTGACGCCTAATGGAGAAGACGATGAAGATTGGAGAAGCTGGTTGCGTGGTAGGAGGAAGCTCTGCCTCTGCTAGGGTTTCTACTTTTTGGGTTTACTCCATGGTTCCGCCGTTAGTAAGATAGTATTAGGGTTATGAGTTGGAAAACACataaaaagtcatatatatatatatatatatatatatatatatatatatatatatatatatatatatatatatatatatatatatatattatttatttatttaattatgatcgGGTTCACGGGTTGGTTCGAGTTTCGCACCACAAAATCGATACCCGAACCAATCATCAGCAAATGTcatcggtttggttcgggttggaCCCGATTACCCGTCGGTTCCAAAACCAATTTAGTTGGTTCGGTTCGGGTTTGGACGGGTAATCGGATACCCGCTAACCGTGCTCACCCCTAAATTAGATAGTAACAAATACATGACTTctcttattttatgtattttgtaAGTtcaaaaaaatgggaaaaattaACCCTAAAAGTGATACGGTTGTTGGAAGTACTTCTTCTCCAAGTGCAGCTACTCCCGCTGCTAAGAACGATGGTCTTTCTGGTGGAACATCGCAAAGTCCAGCTCCCCCACCGTTGCCTGCCTCAAATCCTTCATCAGAAACATAAACCGAAGCTGCTGGAACTACTGGCGAGCCTCCAAAAGAGGTAAAATGTAAACCCAGTAGAGCACCTAGTAGTGTTTGGGCGCATTTTTCTATAAGTTTTTTTAATGAAGCCTGCTGCaactattgtaaaaaaaaatatgcatacaATAGTTCTAGTCATGGTACAACAAACTTGCATAAACATTTAAGAATTTACACTAAAAATCCTCATAAGCAAGCTGAAGAGGGGCAGAAAAATATTGCACTTGGGAGCCAATTTGAGGATGACCCTAATGCAGTCACTATGAAACTTGTTGATTTTAATCAAGAGAAAACTCGTCTTGCTCTTGCAAATATGAtaattgttgatgaacttccttttAAATTTGTTGAGACTTAAGGTTTTAGACAATTTATAAGTAAAGCACAACCTAGGTTTAAGGTTCCTCCCGTTGGACAATTGCTAGAGATTGTATGGCTTTGTTTAGATATGAGAAAGAGAAGTTGAGAAATTTGTTATCTGAAAATCGCCAAATGGTTTCCCTTCCTACCGATACTTGGACCTCAATTCAGAATTTGAATTATATGTGTGTGACTGCGTATTATATTGATGAGTCTTGgacattgcataaaaaaatattgaattttggtTTGATTACTGATCATAAGGGTGAAACTATAGGGAGAGCCTTAGAACAATGCTTGCAAGAGTGGGGTATTAGAAGGATATGTTGTGTAACTGTTGACAATGCTAGTGCTAATGGTATTGTAATTTCGTATTTACTTAGAGGCATGGGTGATTGGAATGGGTCAACATTGTTAAATGGGGAGTTCATGCATATGAAATGTTGTGCTCACATATTAAATCTAATTGTCGATGATGGTATGAAAGAGATTGATAGCTCAATAACTAAAATCAGAATTGCATGCAAGTTTGTTAGGTCATCTCCTTCTAGGATGCAAGCTTTTAAGAGGTGTGTTCAAGAGGCTAATATAACTTGTAAAGCCAGTGTAGTGTTAGATGTGCCTACTAGGTGGAACTCTACCTATTTGATGCTAGAGGCTGCTGAGAAGTTTGAATCGGCTTTTAGTCGGCTTAGTTATCAAGACTCATTTTATTTGTTGACGCTTGAGTCTGAAGGAGGACCTCCTGATGCTAATAATTGGAAAAGGGCACGTGTGTTTGTGAAgttcttgaaaatattttatgatgtaacTCTTACTTTTTCTGGTTCTTTGAATGTCAcatgtaataattttttcaataaattgtgtgacattcaaaaaattttgaataagtgGAGAAAGATGGCGacacaaatgaaaatgaaagtaaaactagacaAATATTGGGAGGGTGATggcataaattattttttctttgtggCTGTTTTTCTTGATCCTCGTTACAAGTATGAGTATGTTGAATTTTGTTTTAATCGGGTGTATGGGTTGAATCAAGCCAAAGATATGTTGAAAAAATTGAAGGATATCATTCATAAGTTGTTTGAGTATTACTCCATGATATATCCCCTTCCGGATGGTAATTCTTCTGGTAGTTTTAATTCTAGTATTACCTCTCATGATCATGGGGTTGGTGGTGAAAATGCAAATGAGGAGGAAGATGACTTCGAAGATGAGTCTAGATTGAGGGTTAAAAAAAGCAAGGTGAGGTCAAAAGGAATGAATTAGAAAGATACATGGAAGATGATGTGGAGGATAACATTTCCGGTTTTGACATTTTGCGTTGGTGGAAATTGAAATCAATGAAGTATTATGCTCTTGCTCACATGGCTAAGGATTTGTTGGCTATTCTCGTCTCTACCGTATCTTCTGAGTCGGCATTTAGTACTAGTGGTCGTGTGCTTGACCAATTTAGAAGCTCATTAAGTCCTTCTACTGTTGAGTCTCTAATTTGCTCACAAAATTGGTTGAAGACTCAAAAGAAGATGTATGACTTAAAGCAAGAACTTAAGGACCAAGAAAAACTTGAATTAGGtaactatttttaaattatattgctttaaattattatgtaattgttgttattgttgagtctttaataataatttaattactgTTAATGTAGAGCTTTCAACTTTAACAATATCTAATGAAGCCATTAGAGTTGATGTTGTTTACAACAATTTGAGGTTAATATTTtttcactaattatttatttgttgaattacttttaattaatcaattttatatattaacatTAGCTAATTATATGCTGATTTTTTGAAGGTCACAACTTCTCTCTTAAATATGCTTGGTTGATGGAGTGAAGGATTATGAAGTGAAGACTTCGAAAATTAGACAAATATTTCTATTGCACTTTTGTATTTAGCTTCTAATGTTTAGATTTTAATGTGTTTTGGTTTTAGCTTCTTTCAAAGATTATTCACTAGACTTTTGTATTTAACTTCTAATATTTCTATtgcacttttatattttcattagacAAAGATTATTCACTTTTAATATATTTGGATTttgatgagtttagtttttaatgtatttggtatcTAATATGTTTGCATTATTTCTAATCTATGATGTATagacactgacacggacacgggacacgctgacacacgaattttaaaatcttacatgacacggggacacgcatacatataaaatataaagtattttttagataaatcgtaatgatattttgatattttattgatattaaaatataaattaaaatttttaattatttttaatgtcttattttaattatatcaagtatttaaaataatttttgttttaataaataataatatatattatatctaaatttattttaaaaatatatgttaagaataagacaaGACACGTTGAcatgtgatggtatttaggtgtgtccagatGTATCcgaagaaaaattttttattttttattaagacacggttggacacagcagacacacgtgtcggacgagtgtcagTGAGtatcgtgtccgaaatgtgtccgagacgcggacacgacaactcaacaaagtgtccgtgcttcatagtttctattgatgttacatgtttattgtatttgttgaatttttaagataaaaatttgccaatttgatttttttatgaattttaaagttATCGGGTACCTACTATCCGAACCGAACTAATCCgctcttaatcggtttggtttaatTCGggtagaaacacaaaaaaatacaaattcaaatcaaatcgaaccaatttttttttatcaattcagTTCTAATTTTACTTTAAACCCGAACCAAACTAACCTGACCTGTGCTCACCCTATTTTCAGTTCTTATGAAATTTGCTGTTAAAGCGTGAAATTTCAAAATCATCCTTGTCCAAATTATAATATTCCAAATGTATCCTTGCCTTTATCTAACCATGTTGCTCTTGCTCTCCTTTCAACTCTTTAGTGTAAACTGTAATTGAGCAGTGACAACAGCTGAGGTCCTTGGAGCAGTGCGCCGTCGCCACCGCTCGCCGCCGACGCAGTGCGTCTTTGCCCGCTCGTCAGTGAGCCACTGCCACTGTGCACCACCACCCCTGTATTTGTGTGCGACTCCTCCTAAGTGACAAGTTGTGTAAATCTTGTATATTTTCGCTCTTTGCTTGTGTTTTCTGAAACTTGCCATTACATGCTCACTAAGTTTGTTAATGCTTTATGTTATTACGATGCCCTAGCAGTTAGTTATTAGCGTATTCTTCTTGAATCAATATCTACAGCAGTAATTCATCGTTCATCGTTGTGTTCAAGTCTCTTTGGCCACCTAAGCATCGAGTAACACTATAAGAAGAGAGATGAAAGCCCCTTCCTCTCTGTTCCTGAGGGGCCACATTCCTTGCGCCAATTCACTCCTCACTACTTACAAAGGTTCTATCCACTTCCCTCATTTCTCAACTCTTATCAAGTGTGACCACAAAAATCGCTTTCCAATAATCAATTTTCTTACTTGGCACACGGCTGTATTGTTATGTGATTAGCTGCAATTGTTGGCTGTTGACTTTGATATTCCTTCCATCGGTAGCTTTTCATTTACATTTTCCCATTCAAATGAAGTTTCAGTTTCCTTTGTAGTTGACTATAGTTGGGTATTAATGCAGGAGCACCCAATGCAACAAAGCATCCCATCTTCTACTTCTGTAAGAGCATCCAAACTAATTCATATGAAATTGCTAATGGAAGCTACAATCCCACTGTACAGCAGACAAAAGAAAAGAGTATGATGGTATGTGTTACTCCCATAACTGTCATGTGCTATCATGAAAGTTTATCATGATTGGTTTTTTCTAAATACAAAAGTTAGCTCAAGGAGGAGGACTAATGAAGCTATTAATAAAGGGTAATATTGGCCAATAGCCTAGTAGACTTAACACCTCCACATCGCTCTAGCACTAGGCCATAGCCATTTGGAATGTGAAGTTTGCGGATCAGATATTTATGGCATATGATATTGTTACATCATTAAATTGATGTAGTGGATTATCTATTAAAATGGTTGGAAAAGACTTGGTTgttgtataaaattttatatgattagaACTTCCAATTCAGTGATGGATTTTGTGAGTAAACAAATCAGCAAAAAGTTATTTAATGCAAGTATAAGCGTTATTTTATGGTGAACTTATGTAACTCGATCATCTCCTTTATATTCAACATCTTTTTAGAGCAGATGTTTGGGCAAGTTTCAGTCGGAAGGATTTAGGCATTTGGCTTCTATTTGGTCCAAAGAGCATGGCAATTTTAGAGGGGTTTCCTTGTTGAGTCTTCTTTTGtctattcttatttttataatgAGGATTCTttcttctaaaatattttttttgttatattcttCTTTTATCAATGGATATTCTCCTATTGAAAACTAGCATGTTGTCATTAGTATTTTCTTTAACCTTGGCATaatctttgtttcttttgtttttatctaAATATCCAATTTAGTTATTCTTTCTTATGAGTGTTGTTTTGGTAGCATGGAAATATTTGCTTatgttaaatataattattcaaacTGTAGGAGAAGCAATCTAAAAAAATTGAATCTATTGGAGCTTTTCAAAAGTTGCCAATAGTGATGCCATCTATTGACATTCTTGAGTCAGCCCTAAGAAAGGTGAAGAAGATTTCTCCAACGAAAGGTTCTTGACCTCAatttgtacttaatttagttacaTGTTAATCTCTTTCATCAACATTGAATTTTGGTTTGCATAAACTGTAGGAATTGCAAATATTgcaaaaagagagaaaaacaaggGTGCTAAGCAACTTGATGCATTAATGAAAGTATGTTATTAACTTCCTCATATTCAATGCCTAGAGCTATATAATGCCTATTTTGGGCTTTCTGGCAATATGTCTTATAAATCATAAAGTGAATAGGGATAAAGTTAATGCTATAGTTCTTGCTAGGAACTTGCTGTTCCTTTGAGGACGTATGTGGAGAACTTTCCTGATAAAGCATATCTTCATCCTTATGAAAGGTCTCTTATTGAGTTGACACTTGGAGACGGATACTATGAAAAGGTATGTTTAAAGAGTTGCATTGCAGCACTGGACATGTTTTAGACTTCCATTTGCATGTTCCCATAATTATTAAGGGTACAGTACTATATGTTATATTGAGATAAATCTGTTATATGTTAGACATAATTTTTCTACTGTAGATTTACAATTGTTTAACAGGTACTAGGAAAAGTAGATACATTAAGGAAGAGGGTAGTCTCTGTTGGAAAGGAACATGCTTCACTTTGTGCAAAGGTAtctaattatttacataattGTTTGACATATTTCTTGGTTGCGTATGAAAATACCAAACCTGTTAATTTATGAAATTGGGAACGAAACACCCGATCTGGCAACCCTTGGTTTCTAGTAAAATTCAGTCTCTGATTTTATAGGGTGAAGTTCTCTGTTTGCTCACAAACTGTTAAAAGTTCTATTTTTGCTCATTCAAACCAATGAAGTTTCTGGTTTGCCATCTCGTAAACTCACTTATTGGACCAGCAGACCAATTTTTTTGGGTCAATAGCAGCTTTCAAGCTCATGAAACAGGCCAACCTATGCACTATCTTACCCAAGTCCGAGCTAAGATGTCACATTCTGTCCTCATATAGGCTATGATGTTTGGCAGCTATTTGTCCTTGCAAAGGTGGTTgtaatttttctttctctttcaagATTCGTCAAGCTTTTCAAGCCAAATCCATTGATGGTTACCTAGTTATATTGtagtgattggagaagaaaatgaCTGGATATTGATTATATAAAACAGAGGTGATCAATTGGCAATTAGTAAAATGGGTTTTGAGTAACAGCTCAGTCTCTCCCACATTCTAATCCAATA
This window contains:
- the LOC112755233 gene encoding uncharacterized protein isoform X1, with translation MEATDDAESPTPISKDAEVTLKLGSTEDKREQYRLMRDAMEKRFIRVTRGSIVGGVRLGMFTAAFYSLQNLLVEQRGVHDVFNVVGASSATALAFGLILPGSLRWRARNMMLGSVLGAAFCFPLGWLHLKLIEKANEGNQAANENLDKRDIKSGVSAAIKRLESNLQK
- the LOC112755233 gene encoding uncharacterized protein isoform X2, translating into MEATDDAESPTPISKDAEVTLKLGSTEDKREQYRLMRDAMEKRFIRVTRGSIVGGVRLGMFTAAFYSLQNLLVEQRVPGSLRWRARNMMLGSVLGAAFCFPLGWLHLKLIEKANEGNQAANENLDKRDIKSGVSAAIKRLESNLQK